From Carya illinoinensis cultivar Pawnee chromosome 5, C.illinoinensisPawnee_v1, whole genome shotgun sequence, one genomic window encodes:
- the LOC122310558 gene encoding uncharacterized protein LOC122310558, translating into MAQFYKLAFSSVFIMIAVLFTICSVPTVRSDDHSSVIQLHSQDNGKNDADLCGGVSVPASCPINCFRADPVCGADGVTYWCGCPDALCAGVKVAKLGFCEVGNGGPGPLSGQALLLVHIVWLIVLGFSVLFGLF; encoded by the coding sequence ATGGCCCAATTCTACAAACTTGCATTCTCTTCCGTCTTCATCATGATCGCCGTACTCTTCACCATCTGCTCCGTCCCTACCGTCCGATCCGATGACCACTCCTCTGTCATCCAACTACATTCCCAAGACAACGGCAAGAACGACGCGGATCTCTGCGGCGGAGTTTCCGTGCCAGCCTCCTGCCCCATCAACTGCTTCCGCGCCGACCCAGTCTGTGGTGCCGACGGCGTCACCTACTGGTGCGGCTGCCCCGACGCTCTCTGCGCCGGCGTCAAGGTCGCAAAGCTGGGGTTCTGCGAGGTCGGCAACGGTGGGCCGGGCCCTCTCTCTGGTCAGGCCCTTCTTCTCGTCCATATCGTCTGGCTCATCGTGCTCGGCTTCTCCGTCTTGTTCGGTCTTTTCTGA